A window of Leptotrichia wadei contains these coding sequences:
- a CDS encoding FeoB-associated Cys-rich membrane protein, with amino-acid sequence MIIKTVIIAIIAAAIVFAVFRKIYKDYKKNKNLCGTDCCHCSTGSTCSPHKENHAK; translated from the coding sequence ATGATAATAAAAACAGTTATAATCGCTATAATTGCAGCTGCAATCGTATTTGCAGTATTTAGAAAAATATACAAGGACTATAAAAAAAATAAAAATCTTTGTGGAACAGACTGCTGTCATTGTTCAACTGGTTCAACTTGCAGTCCACATAAAGAAAATCACGCTAAGTAG
- the feoB gene encoding ferrous iron transport protein B produces MINVAFVGNPNVGKTALINQISHASLKMGNWPGVTIEKKEVFFKVGDEDVKLIDLPGIYNLSISTAEERVSRDFLLDEEVDVIINVLDSTSLEKNIYLTALLKELDIPVVMALNFEDEFKRIGYQLDIEKFEKQLGVPVIFTSGRSGAGVDKLMEKAVELYKKNSSDKKIQHRLPFEKEIEDNIKSLKDKLENDKSYEKVLEKYPVEWLAIKILEDDTNVAARVKTEFGVSVSNIGETEKKNIENRYGLEPQDALARERYGIVRGIISMNLKRGTGDKFALTDKIDKILLNKFFGGIAFLAIIYAVFVIVFDGSSPFIDWIDGFFSDFVIKYVGHAIEGVPDWLSSFILDGILAGVGSVLTFVPLMFFIYFFMAILEESGYMARVAFILNKMMTKVGLSGKAFIPMLIGFGCTVPAIYSTRTLEDEKTRRLTGVIATFMSCGARLPVYSLLAAAFFSKNAALVVVSIYVFGVFMALLVAFVLKRFKYFKGNNTELLIELPPYRLPSAKAVWSNMRSRTFSYIKKATTIVLGILLIIWFFQYFPNKGDAESSYIGQAAKVVQPVFKPTGFGDRWEPVASIVPSIIAKETVVGFLGQILLSQGDDDKKEYNFVSDLKDQVVGLGGAAVESVKSLGHIATFKIATLEMKSQEELDQDAGGNIIPAIRSLWNDKYGQLRAYSFMLYVLLVVPCAVAMGALKQEFGWKLLAFQVSMLLILPYVVSTLFFNIARLFI; encoded by the coding sequence ATGATAAATGTGGCATTTGTCGGAAATCCTAATGTTGGGAAAACCGCTTTAATTAATCAAATTTCACATGCAAGTTTAAAAATGGGGAACTGGCCAGGAGTAACAATTGAAAAAAAAGAAGTATTTTTTAAGGTCGGAGATGAAGATGTAAAATTAATTGATTTGCCAGGAATTTACAATTTATCAATAAGTACGGCAGAAGAAAGAGTTTCAAGAGATTTTTTGCTGGATGAAGAAGTTGATGTGATAATTAATGTACTAGATTCCACATCGCTTGAAAAAAATATTTATTTGACAGCTTTATTAAAGGAACTTGATATTCCAGTTGTGATGGCACTTAACTTTGAAGATGAATTTAAAAGAATTGGCTATCAATTGGATATAGAAAAATTTGAAAAGCAATTGGGAGTGCCAGTTATTTTCACAAGTGGAAGATCTGGAGCTGGAGTAGACAAACTTATGGAAAAAGCTGTAGAACTTTACAAAAAAAATTCTTCAGATAAAAAAATACAGCATAGATTGCCATTTGAAAAGGAAATCGAAGATAATATTAAAAGTTTGAAGGATAAATTGGAAAATGATAAATCTTATGAAAAAGTTTTGGAAAAATATCCAGTAGAATGGTTAGCAATTAAAATCTTGGAAGATGACACTAATGTAGCGGCAAGAGTGAAAACTGAATTTGGAGTAAGTGTTTCAAATATTGGAGAAACTGAAAAGAAAAATATTGAGAATCGTTATGGACTTGAACCTCAAGATGCTTTGGCAAGAGAAAGATACGGAATAGTGCGTGGAATTATCTCAATGAACCTAAAAAGAGGGACTGGAGATAAATTTGCATTAACTGATAAAATTGACAAAATTCTTTTGAATAAGTTTTTCGGTGGGATAGCATTTCTTGCTATAATTTATGCTGTCTTCGTAATTGTATTTGATGGAAGTTCACCGTTCATCGACTGGATTGATGGTTTCTTCAGTGACTTTGTCATAAAATATGTAGGTCACGCCATCGAAGGAGTGCCAGATTGGTTAAGCAGCTTTATACTTGATGGAATTTTGGCTGGTGTAGGTTCAGTATTGACATTCGTTCCACTTATGTTCTTTATTTACTTCTTTATGGCAATTCTTGAAGAAAGCGGATATATGGCTCGTGTTGCATTTATTTTAAATAAAATGATGACAAAAGTTGGACTTTCAGGAAAAGCATTCATCCCAATGCTAATCGGATTTGGATGTACAGTTCCAGCAATTTATTCAACAAGAACATTGGAAGATGAAAAAACAAGAAGATTGACAGGGGTTATCGCAACATTCATGTCATGTGGAGCAAGACTGCCAGTTTATTCATTGCTTGCAGCGGCGTTTTTCAGTAAAAATGCAGCTTTAGTAGTAGTTTCAATCTATGTTTTTGGTGTATTTATGGCCCTTTTAGTAGCTTTTGTATTAAAAAGATTTAAATACTTTAAAGGAAATAATACGGAGCTGCTTATAGAATTGCCGCCATACAGACTTCCAAGCGCAAAAGCTGTCTGGAGCAATATGAGATCAAGAACTTTTTCTTACATAAAAAAAGCAACTACAATAGTTTTAGGAATCCTGTTAATTATCTGGTTCTTCCAATATTTCCCAAATAAAGGAGATGCTGAAAGTTCATATATAGGTCAAGCAGCAAAAGTTGTTCAGCCTGTATTCAAGCCAACTGGTTTTGGTGACAGATGGGAACCTGTAGCTTCTATTGTGCCAAGTATTATTGCAAAAGAAACAGTAGTTGGATTTTTAGGACAAATTTTATTATCTCAAGGAGATGATGATAAAAAAGAATATAATTTTGTATCAGATTTAAAAGATCAAGTAGTTGGATTGGGAGGAGCAGCAGTAGAGTCAGTAAAATCATTAGGACATATTGCAACCTTCAAAATTGCGACATTGGAAATGAAAAGTCAGGAGGAGCTTGACCAAGATGCAGGTGGAAACATCATTCCAGCAATTAGAAGCTTGTGGAATGACAAATATGGTCAGCTAAGAGCATACTCATTTATGCTGTATGTCCTTTTGGTAGTGCCATGTGCCGTAGCAATGGGAGCTTTAAAACAAGAATTTGGATGGAAATTATTAGCATTTCAAGTGTCAATGCTGTTAATTCTGCCTTATGTAGTATCAACCTTATTCTTCAATATCGCAAGGCTATTTATATAG
- a CDS encoding FeoA family protein — MTLVEGKVGDKFLLKDIDQKKLDTRLLSLGVCRGDACTIENIANGNVLIKTVETKIVISTNLANHIQIEVVK, encoded by the coding sequence ATGACGTTAGTAGAAGGAAAAGTCGGAGACAAATTTTTGTTAAAGGACATTGATCAAAAAAAATTGGACACACGATTATTAAGTCTAGGAGTTTGTAGAGGAGATGCATGTACAATTGAAAATATTGCAAATGGGAATGTTCTTATAAAGACAGTTGAAACTAAAATTGTCATTAGTACAAATTTAGCAAATCACATTCAAATTGAGGTGGTAAAATGA
- a CDS encoding chorismate mutase: MKCNNLEEVRENIDSIDDKIIKLIAQRSDYVKQAAYFKKSKTDVKAADRIEKIIKKVREKAKIYDCSPDVVELIYRNMINYFIGEEMKIFEKNK, encoded by the coding sequence ATGAAATGTAATAATTTGGAAGAAGTAAGAGAAAATATTGATAGCATAGATGATAAAATTATAAAATTAATTGCACAGCGTTCAGATTATGTAAAACAGGCTGCTTATTTTAAAAAGTCAAAAACAGATGTAAAAGCAGCTGATAGAATTGAGAAAATAATAAAAAAAGTCAGGGAAAAGGCTAAAATTTATGATTGCAGTCCAGATGTTGTGGAATTGATTTATAGGAATATGATAAATTATTTCATTGGTGAAGAAATGAAAATTTTTGAAAAAAATAAATAG
- a CDS encoding aminopeptidase: protein MNNFEEKLNKYAEVIVKIGANVQKGQKVWVNCTTDALPLVYNVTELAYQVGASDVHVKLTDDKLSRLHAEYQSKEVYSHIPQWAIDERNDYLDNNVVFIHILSSSPNLFAGIDAEKLGALTKNAGEAYKYYRTCIMTDVNSWTIASYPSADWAKLVFPDETDTDIAQEKLLDAILKTVRVDKADPVKAWEEHRNNLNEKAEFLNSKNFVALHYTSKGTDLTVGLPENHIWVAAGSVNAKGDDFLPNMPTEEVFTAGDRDRVDGYVSNKKPLSYQGNIIDNFKLTFKDGKVVDFEAEEGYDILKQLLDTDEGSRRIGEVALVPNDSPISNSGLLYYQTLFDENASNHLALGAAYPTTIKDGTKMTEEELKEAHINQSISHVDFMIGDAEMDIDGILEDGTRIPVFRKGNWAF, encoded by the coding sequence ATGAACAACTTTGAAGAAAAATTAAATAAGTATGCAGAAGTAATTGTAAAAATTGGGGCAAATGTACAGAAAGGACAGAAAGTCTGGGTAAATTGTACAACTGATGCTTTGCCGTTGGTTTACAATGTTACAGAATTAGCTTATCAAGTTGGGGCAAGTGATGTTCACGTAAAATTGACTGATGACAAATTATCAAGACTGCATGCTGAATATCAGTCAAAAGAAGTTTATTCACATATCCCGCAATGGGCAATTGACGAAAGAAATGACTATCTTGACAATAATGTTGTATTTATACACATTTTAAGCAGCTCTCCAAACTTATTCGCAGGAATTGATGCTGAAAAACTGGGAGCATTGACAAAAAATGCAGGGGAAGCCTACAAGTATTACAGAACTTGCATCATGACAGATGTAAACTCTTGGACAATTGCAAGTTATCCTTCGGCAGACTGGGCAAAACTTGTATTTCCAGATGAAACAGATACTGATATTGCACAGGAAAAATTGCTTGATGCAATATTGAAAACTGTAAGAGTTGATAAAGCTGATCCAGTTAAGGCTTGGGAAGAACATAGAAATAATTTGAATGAAAAAGCTGAATTTTTGAATAGCAAAAATTTCGTGGCACTTCATTATACTTCAAAAGGAACTGATTTGACAGTTGGACTTCCTGAAAATCATATTTGGGTAGCGGCTGGAAGCGTGAATGCGAAAGGGGATGATTTCTTACCTAATATGCCGACAGAGGAAGTGTTTACAGCTGGAGATAGAGATCGTGTAGATGGTTATGTTTCTAACAAAAAACCACTTTCGTATCAAGGAAATATTATTGATAATTTCAAATTGACTTTTAAAGATGGAAAAGTTGTAGATTTTGAAGCAGAAGAAGGTTACGACATTTTGAAACAGTTGCTTGACACTGATGAAGGTTCAAGAAGAATAGGAGAAGTTGCTCTTGTGCCAAATGATTCACCTATTTCAAATTCAGGACTTCTTTATTATCAGACTTTATTTGATGAAAATGCTTCAAATCACTTAGCATTGGGGGCAGCATATCCAACTACAATAAAAGATGGAACAAAAATGACAGAAGAAGAATTAAAAGAAGCTCATATCAATCAATCAATTTCACATGTTGACTTTATGATTGGTGACGCTGAAATGGATATTGACGGAATTTTAGAGGACGGAACAAGAATTCCTGTATTTAGAAAAGGAAATTGGGCGTTTTAA
- the galE gene encoding UDP-glucose 4-epimerase GalE: protein MKTILVPGGAGYIGSHTVLDLIKKGFNPIIVDDFSNSSKKVITILEELSGEKINFYELDIKNKEGLRKIFSENKIDAVINFAGFKAVGESVEKPLMYYENNLFGMITLLEVMKEFNVKNIVFSSSATVYGVSEKVPFVETDPMGEVTNPYGRTKVIIEHILMDLAKSDNTWNIIALRYFNPLGAHESGRIGEDPNGIPNNLSPYITQVAVGKLEKLHIFGNNYDTPDGTCIRDFIHVNDLAAGHSAALNYLFNNENLGFDAINLGSEKGYSVLEILSNFEKAVGKEIPYVIDGRRAGDIAVCYADASKAKKLLNWEAKYTIEDMCRDSWNWQKKNPNGFKD from the coding sequence ATGAAAACTATTTTAGTGCCAGGAGGAGCTGGGTATATTGGCTCTCACACAGTTTTAGATTTGATAAAAAAAGGTTTTAATCCTATTATTGTAGATGACTTTAGTAATTCTAGCAAAAAAGTTATTACAATTTTAGAAGAACTTTCTGGAGAAAAAATAAATTTTTATGAGTTAGATATAAAAAATAAAGAAGGTTTAAGAAAAATTTTTAGTGAAAATAAAATTGATGCTGTTATTAATTTTGCTGGATTTAAAGCTGTTGGAGAATCTGTAGAAAAACCGCTTATGTATTATGAAAATAATTTATTTGGAATGATTACTTTGCTTGAAGTAATGAAAGAATTTAATGTGAAAAATATCGTATTTAGTTCGTCAGCTACTGTTTACGGTGTTTCTGAAAAGGTTCCTTTTGTAGAAACTGATCCGATGGGAGAAGTTACAAATCCTTATGGGCGTACAAAAGTAATAATTGAACATATTTTAATGGATTTGGCAAAATCTGACAATACTTGGAATATCATTGCTCTTAGATATTTTAATCCATTAGGTGCTCATGAAAGTGGAAGAATTGGAGAAGATCCAAACGGAATTCCAAACAATCTTTCACCTTACATAACTCAAGTTGCAGTAGGAAAATTGGAAAAATTACATATTTTTGGAAATAATTACGACACTCCAGATGGAACTTGCATAAGAGATTTCATTCATGTAAATGATTTAGCGGCAGGACATTCAGCAGCATTAAATTATTTATTCAATAATGAAAATCTTGGTTTTGATGCGATAAATTTAGGAAGTGAAAAAGGTTACAGCGTTCTTGAAATTTTAAGCAATTTTGAAAAAGCTGTTGGAAAAGAAATTCCTTATGTAATTGACGGAAGAAGAGCTGGAGATATTGCAGTTTGTTATGCAGATGCTTCAAAAGCTAAAAAATTATTGAATTGGGAAGCAAAATATACAATTGAAGATATGTGCCGTGATTCTTGGAATTGGCAAAAGAAAAATCCAAATGGATTTAAGGATTAA
- a CDS encoding thioredoxin family protein produces the protein MSRIINYAGEDFDNEIILQNGLTLVDFFAIWCGPCQMLEKVLVEVANNSECKIVKIDVDDYPEFGAKFKIRGLPLLLLFKDGQIVETLKGFQTFDEIMEKINLHN, from the coding sequence ATGAGTAGAATCATAAATTATGCCGGAGAAGATTTTGATAATGAAATAATTTTGCAAAATGGGCTTACACTTGTTGATTTTTTTGCCATCTGGTGCGGGCCTTGCCAAATGTTGGAAAAGGTTTTGGTGGAGGTAGCTAATAATTCAGAATGTAAAATTGTCAAAATTGATGTTGATGATTATCCAGAGTTTGGAGCGAAGTTTAAAATAAGAGGACTACCCTTGCTTTTGCTTTTTAAAGATGGACAAATTGTGGAAACTTTGAAAGGTTTTCAAACTTTTGATGAAATTATGGAAAAAATTAATTTACATAATTAA
- the smpB gene encoding SsrA-binding protein SmpB, with protein sequence MPVLARNKKAFHDYFIEDKLEAGIELVGTEVKSVKAGKISIKESFIRIIRNEIFVMNMHITPYEFGNINNVAESRVRKLLLNRREIKKWSEKIKEQGYTIVPISVYTKQRLVKMEIGLAKGKKMHDKREWLKRKDIERDMKKLQKNFGR encoded by the coding sequence ATGCCAGTATTAGCTAGAAACAAAAAGGCTTTTCATGATTACTTTATAGAAGATAAGCTGGAAGCGGGGATTGAGCTTGTGGGAACGGAAGTGAAGTCGGTAAAGGCTGGAAAAATCAGCATAAAAGAAAGTTTTATAAGAATTATACGGAATGAAATTTTTGTGATGAATATGCATATTACGCCTTATGAATTTGGGAATATTAACAATGTGGCAGAATCTCGTGTAAGAAAATTGCTTTTGAATAGGCGTGAAATAAAAAAGTGGAGTGAAAAAATTAAAGAGCAGGGTTATACCATTGTTCCAATTTCAGTTTACACGAAGCAAAGACTTGTAAAAATGGAAATAGGACTTGCAAAAGGGAAGAAAATGCATGATAAAAGGGAATGGTTGAAAAGAAAAGATATTGAAAGAGATATGAAAAAATTGCAGAAAAATTTTGGAAGATAA
- the rnr gene encoding ribonuclease R, translated as MGNKKKKERHRNIENNNKDFHKEKRFGKKNYNPKKENQKTPKMELKEERELKYLKQVLSEYEFTFQEILQLLEWSQKKRKMYKQLLNAWEESGEIYLKRNGKYTLPEKEGFVKGEISISSGNFGFLDINGQASVFIPGAYLNTAMNGDTVLVRILKESSDNKKREGEVYKVIKRNRDVIVGVFEHNLSFGFVRPRNSPKDIYIPKKLIKGAKTGDLVAVKVDFWGDEERKPEGGIVSILGSPKDTEALISSLLLNEGIEEKFPNEVLQELDKIDEDFSDELENRKDLRHLDIITIDGSDAKDLDDAVYVEKTEDGYKLFVSIADVSYYVRENTELDIEALKRGNSIYLVDRVIPMLPRKLSNNLCSLNPNEDKLTFTVEMDLDKRGKVIKNDFYKSVIKSKYRMTYENVNTILEKNEESEEYRNLYDKYRKIDDMLKNMLELSKIIRSNKKRRGSIDFELPEIKVVLDENKAVKDIVLRSRGEAERIIEDFMVIANETVAEKLFWEEIPAIYRVHEDPDKAKVQALNETLIKFGYSLKGLEEIHPGKFQNIIERTTGLPEGYLIHKLILRAMQRARYANKNLGHFGLASKYYLHFTSPIRRYSDLIVHRMLGRSIEKFMSEKEKAKYGANFEAIASSISRTERVADKLEEDSVKIKLIEYMQDKIGQVYVARLSGMNKNKIFMELENHVEVVYNVTTARDNFIYDEENFKIVDKRNNESYTMGSTMKVSIVSASYAKMEIEVIPYVEEKVKIDEVEEE; from the coding sequence ATGGGAAATAAAAAAAAGAAAGAAAGACATAGAAATATTGAAAATAATAATAAAGATTTTCACAAGGAAAAAAGATTTGGCAAAAAAAATTATAATCCTAAAAAGGAAAATCAGAAAACTCCCAAAATGGAACTTAAAGAAGAACGGGAATTGAAATATTTAAAGCAAGTTCTGTCAGAATATGAATTTACTTTTCAGGAAATATTGCAGCTTTTGGAATGGAGCCAGAAAAAGCGAAAAATGTATAAGCAGCTTTTAAATGCTTGGGAAGAAAGCGGAGAAATTTATTTGAAAAGAAATGGGAAATATACTTTGCCCGAAAAAGAAGGCTTTGTAAAGGGGGAAATTTCCATTTCCAGCGGGAATTTTGGATTTCTTGATATTAATGGGCAGGCTAGTGTCTTTATTCCTGGAGCTTATTTAAATACAGCTATGAATGGAGATACTGTTTTAGTTCGTATTTTAAAGGAAAGTTCAGACAATAAAAAGCGGGAAGGTGAAGTTTATAAAGTTATAAAAAGAAATCGGGATGTTATTGTCGGAGTTTTTGAACATAACTTGAGTTTTGGATTTGTACGTCCAAGAAATTCTCCAAAGGATATCTATATTCCAAAAAAATTAATAAAAGGTGCTAAAACTGGAGATTTAGTGGCTGTAAAAGTGGATTTCTGGGGAGATGAGGAAAGAAAGCCTGAAGGCGGAATTGTGAGTATTCTAGGAAGTCCTAAAGATACAGAAGCACTTATTTCATCGTTGCTTTTAAATGAGGGAATTGAGGAGAAATTTCCAAATGAAGTTTTGCAGGAATTGGATAAAATAGATGAGGATTTTTCAGATGAACTTGAAAATCGTAAGGATTTACGGCATCTTGACATTATCACAATTGATGGCTCTGATGCAAAGGATTTGGATGATGCAGTTTATGTGGAAAAAACGGAAGACGGATATAAACTATTTGTGAGCATTGCCGATGTTTCTTACTACGTGCGGGAAAATACCGAACTTGATATAGAAGCATTAAAACGTGGAAATTCAATTTATCTTGTAGACAGGGTAATTCCTATGCTTCCACGAAAATTGTCAAACAATCTTTGTTCACTTAATCCAAATGAAGATAAGCTGACTTTTACTGTGGAAATGGATTTAGATAAAAGGGGTAAAGTTATAAAAAATGATTTTTATAAATCAGTTATAAAATCAAAATACAGAATGACTTACGAAAATGTAAATACAATTCTGGAAAAAAATGAAGAATCAGAAGAATACAGAAATCTTTATGACAAATATAGAAAAATTGATGATATGTTAAAAAACATGCTGGAACTTTCTAAAATTATTAGAAGCAATAAAAAAAGACGTGGGAGCATTGATTTTGAATTGCCTGAGATAAAGGTAGTCTTGGATGAAAACAAGGCCGTGAAGGACATCGTATTGCGTTCTAGAGGGGAAGCAGAAAGAATCATTGAAGACTTTATGGTTATTGCAAACGAAACTGTGGCAGAAAAACTTTTCTGGGAGGAAATTCCTGCAATTTACAGGGTTCACGAAGATCCTGACAAGGCGAAAGTTCAGGCATTAAATGAAACTTTGATAAAATTTGGATATTCTCTGAAGGGATTGGAGGAAATTCATCCTGGAAAATTCCAGAATATTATTGAAAGAACGACAGGACTGCCAGAAGGGTATTTGATTCACAAATTAATTTTACGGGCAATGCAGCGTGCAAGATATGCTAACAAAAATCTAGGACATTTTGGACTAGCTTCCAAATATTATCTGCACTTTACGTCACCAATCCGTCGATATTCTGACTTAATTGTTCACAGAATGCTGGGACGTTCGATTGAAAAATTTATGAGTGAAAAGGAAAAGGCAAAATATGGAGCTAATTTTGAAGCGATTGCCTCAAGTATTTCAAGAACTGAAAGAGTGGCGGATAAACTGGAAGAAGATAGCGTAAAAATCAAGTTAATTGAGTATATGCAGGATAAAATTGGACAGGTCTATGTTGCCAGACTTAGCGGAATGAATAAGAATAAAATATTTATGGAGCTGGAAAATCACGTAGAAGTGGTTTATAATGTTACAACAGCACGTGATAACTTCATTTACGATGAGGAAAACTTTAAAATTGTGGATAAAAGAAATAATGAGTCCTACACTATGGGAAGCACAATGAAAGTGAGTATTGTAAGTGCAAGTTATGCTAAGATGGAAATTGAGGTTATACCTTATGTGGAAGAGAAAGTAAAAATTGATGAAGTTGAAGAAGAATAA
- the yqeK gene encoding bis(5'-nucleosyl)-tetraphosphatase (symmetrical) YqeK gives MNMEVIKADVRNFLDEKRYEHVKRVAKCAVELAKIYGVPVEKVEASAWLHDVAKFFNLSVMIDLTKGKYPEVADKMSQSTAVLHGFAGAEFVRQNYELFGIDDEEILDGIKYHTIGCENMNTLAKIVYLADAIEEKRSWEGVEKARELAKTDLDEAIKFEIEEKLKYLLAKDSIIHPNVIKFRNSIIANKI, from the coding sequence ATGAATATGGAAGTAATTAAAGCAGATGTAAGAAATTTTTTAGATGAAAAAAGATATGAACACGTGAAAAGAGTGGCAAAATGTGCTGTGGAACTGGCAAAAATTTATGGAGTTCCTGTGGAAAAAGTGGAAGCTTCAGCCTGGCTTCACGATGTGGCAAAATTTTTTAACTTGTCTGTTATGATTGACTTGACAAAGGGAAAATATCCTGAAGTAGCAGATAAAATGTCCCAATCAACAGCTGTGCTGCACGGCTTTGCAGGGGCTGAATTTGTACGGCAAAATTATGAATTATTTGGAATTGATGATGAGGAAATTCTGGATGGGATTAAATATCATACGATTGGATGCGAAAATATGAATACACTTGCAAAAATTGTTTATCTTGCTGATGCGATAGAGGAAAAGAGAAGCTGGGAAGGTGTGGAAAAGGCTAGAGAATTGGCAAAAACAGATTTAGATGAGGCAATAAAATTTGAAATTGAGGAAAAATTAAAATATTTGCTTGCGAAGGATTCTATCATTCATCCAAATGTTATAAAATTTAGAAATTCGATAATAGCTAATAAAATTTAG
- a CDS encoding Crp/Fnr family transcriptional regulator, protein MKIEDLSLFLTKVSLFKGLNPNEILKCLTKVDFKIKEYKKNEIVFFRGDILKKIIIIIKGTAHGEMQKFNGDTIVINQMKAGEVLASAFLFGKDNVFPVDLITLENSEFLFLDKEKYLDLIQLDKRLLLNFISEISNKSQYLSKRIWFNFTHKTIEEKVLSYIKENAQDDKIKFLPSISALAKKFEVTRPALSREISDLCKKKVLKKIGNNVYLINF, encoded by the coding sequence ATGAAAATAGAAGATCTATCACTTTTTTTAACAAAAGTTTCGCTATTTAAAGGATTAAATCCCAATGAAATCTTAAAATGTCTAACAAAAGTTGATTTTAAAATAAAAGAATATAAAAAAAATGAAATTGTATTTTTTCGCGGAGATATTTTAAAAAAAATTATTATTATTATAAAAGGTACAGCACATGGAGAAATGCAGAAATTTAATGGAGATACAATTGTTATAAATCAAATGAAGGCTGGGGAAGTGCTGGCTTCTGCATTTTTATTTGGTAAAGATAATGTTTTTCCTGTTGATTTGATAACTTTGGAAAATTCTGAATTTCTTTTTCTGGATAAGGAAAAATATCTGGATTTGATTCAGTTAGATAAAAGGCTTCTACTTAACTTTATAAGTGAAATTTCAAACAAAAGCCAATATTTATCAAAACGTATCTGGTTTAATTTTACACATAAGACGATTGAGGAAAAGGTTCTTAGCTATATAAAAGAAAATGCTCAAGATGATAAAATAAAGTTTTTGCCTAGTATTTCAGCCTTAGCAAAAAAATTTGAAGTAACAAGACCTGCCTTATCAAGAGAAATTTCAGATTTATGCAAAAAAAAAGTTTTAAAAAAAATAGGAAATAACGTATATCTTATAAATTTTTGA
- a CDS encoding DUF1269 domain-containing protein: protein MENNVLLATFKNQLSAFEALADIKEKYVGENYIITQAAVVKKESDKLSFKDGFEVNKNGNIGFLNGGLLGSFIGIIGGPLGVIFGGTIGALIGGSHGEKADKKVVGIFEDVSKHLVNDYYALILLTSESNTSELDNFLNKYETETILRKDAAVVRKDLELAEEYERKLKTDIEYKELKEKFENKSKEIKNNLNDFSEKVKVNAEAFTEDLTKFVLDLKNKLKK, encoded by the coding sequence ATGGAAAATAATGTATTACTTGCGACATTTAAGAATCAGTTAAGCGCATTTGAAGCATTGGCGGATATAAAAGAAAAATATGTTGGGGAAAATTATATAATTACACAGGCGGCTGTTGTAAAAAAAGAAAGTGATAAATTATCTTTTAAAGATGGATTTGAAGTAAATAAAAATGGAAATATTGGATTTTTAAATGGTGGTTTGCTTGGAAGCTTCATCGGAATAATTGGAGGACCATTGGGTGTTATTTTTGGGGGAACTATTGGAGCTTTAATAGGCGGAAGCCATGGAGAAAAGGCTGATAAAAAAGTAGTTGGTATCTTTGAAGATGTGTCAAAACACTTGGTAAATGACTATTATGCCTTAATTCTGCTAACATCTGAATCAAACACTTCTGAACTTGATAACTTTTTGAATAAATATGAAACAGAAACTATTTTAAGAAAAGATGCGGCTGTTGTAAGAAAAGATTTGGAATTGGCTGAGGAATATGAAAGAAAATTGAAAACAGATATCGAATATAAGGAATTAAAGGAAAAGTTTGAAAATAAATCTAAAGAAATAAAAAATAATTTAAATGATTTTTCTGAAAAAGTAAAAGTTAATGCAGAAGCATTTACAGAAGATTTGACAAAATTTGTACTGGATTTAAAAAATAAATTAAAAAAATAG